The Chromatiales bacterium 21-64-14 genome includes the window AAAACGACGGGATCCCGATCTACGAACCCGGGTTGGAAGATCTGGTTGCGAAGAACCGCGCCTCCGGCCGCCTGGACTTCACCACGGATCCGGTCCGGGGTGTTGAACACGGTCTGTTTCAATTCGTGGCCGTAGGCACACCACCGGATGAAGACGGCTCCGCCGACCTCTCCAGCGTCCTCGCGGTCGGGGAAACCATCGCGCGCTGCATGACGGACTACCGTATCCTAGTGACCAAATCCACCGTCCCAGTGGGCACCGCCGATCGGGTGCGGGAAACCATCCGCCGCGTGCAGTCCGAGCGTCAGGTAGCAATCGAGTTCGATGTGGTATCGAACCCGGAGTTCCTGAAAGAGGGCGCGGCCGTGGAGGACTTCATGCGCCCCGATCGGATCGTGGTGGGCACCGACAATCCGCGCACCGCGGAACTGCTGCGCGTCCTCTACGCACCCTACAACCGTAACCATGACCGGCTGCTGGTGATGGACATCCGTTCCGCGGAACTGACCAAGTACGCGGCCAACGCCATGCTTGCCACGAAAATCAGCTTCATGAACGAGGTGGCCAACATCGCCGACCGCCTCGGCGCGGATATCGAACAGGTCCGCGCGGGGATCGGTTCCGATCCCCGCATCGGCTATCACTTCATCTACCCGGGAGTCGGTTACGGCGGTTCTTGTTTCCCGAAGGACATGCGCGCACTGGAGCGAATCGCCGCAGCGGTGGGTTACGACGCGACCCTGCTGCGCGCCGTGGAAGTGGTCAACAACCGCCAGAAGAGCGTGCTATTCGACAAGATCCGGAAGCACTTCAACGACCGGCTCTCCGGACTTACCTTCGCAATGTGGGGCCTGGCCTTCAAGCCCCATACCGATGACATGCGCGAGGCGTCGAGCCGGGTGCTGTTGGAAAAGCTCTGGGAACAGGGCGCGCGGGTACGGGCCCATGATCCGGCGGCCATGGACGAGGCGCGGCGCATCTACGGCGAGCGCGCCGACTTGGTACTGTGCGAGGATGCCGACGATACCCTGGAGGACGCTGACGCCCTGATCGTCCTCACCGAGTGGAATGCCTTCTGGAGC containing:
- a CDS encoding UDP-glucose 6-dehydrogenase, translating into MKVTIYGTGYVGLVTGACLAEVGNDVLCVDRDEAKIALLQNDGIPIYEPGLEDLVAKNRASGRLDFTTDPVRGVEHGLFQFVAVGTPPDEDGSADLSSVLAVGETIARCMTDYRILVTKSTVPVGTADRVRETIRRVQSERQVAIEFDVVSNPEFLKEGAAVEDFMRPDRIVVGTDNPRTAELLRVLYAPYNRNHDRLLVMDIRSAELTKYAANAMLATKISFMNEVANIADRLGADIEQVRAGIGSDPRIGYHFIYPGVGYGGSCFPKDMRALERIAAAVGYDATLLRAVEVVNNRQKSVLFDKIRKHFNDRLSGLTFAMWGLAFKPHTDDMREASSRVLLEKLWEQGARVRAHDPAAMDEARRIYGERADLVLCEDADDTLEDADALIVLTEWNAFWSPDFAGIKERLRHPVIFDGRNLYDPKRLAQLGFSHYAIGRGNTPPDL